The proteins below come from a single Burkholderia contaminans genomic window:
- a CDS encoding cytochrome P450 yields the protein MNPTDPIAAVTHRDPYPYYAALVDGPPLAFDATLGLWVASRAAAVTAVLGHPACRVRPLDAPVPPALRGTTAGALFGELVRMNDGVLRHDVPKQALRTAFAPIDPAALRDRAAQVAARRLPAPGDAGALNAWCMTVPVCAVADLLGFDETQLDGIAAQVVDFVAALSPLSDAAALARASDAARALLDRMTERVARTHAHDGTLVAAVQQAARASGWQASGALVANLVGLLSQTCEATAAWLGNTLVAWHGEAGANAARVTPDDAALDAFVGEVGRFDSPVQNTRRFVASRSTIEGVTVEAGDAILVVLAAANRDPAVHRDPQRFMPGRAAGPNFGFGTGPHGCPGERIARAVTAGAFGAWLRAGGVPPRDGLAWDYRASTNVRMPKFDAAR from the coding sequence ATGAACCCGACCGATCCCATCGCAGCGGTCACGCACCGCGATCCCTATCCCTACTATGCGGCGCTCGTCGACGGGCCGCCGCTCGCGTTCGACGCCACGCTCGGCCTGTGGGTCGCGAGCCGCGCGGCCGCCGTGACGGCCGTGCTCGGTCATCCGGCCTGCCGGGTTCGCCCGCTGGACGCCCCCGTGCCGCCCGCATTGCGCGGTACGACGGCCGGCGCGCTGTTCGGCGAGCTGGTGCGCATGAACGATGGTGTGTTGCGGCACGACGTGCCGAAGCAGGCGCTGCGCACGGCGTTCGCGCCGATCGACCCGGCGGCGCTGCGCGACCGTGCCGCGCAGGTTGCCGCGCGGCGCTTGCCGGCGCCGGGCGATGCCGGCGCGCTGAACGCGTGGTGCATGACGGTGCCCGTTTGCGCGGTTGCCGATCTGCTCGGCTTCGACGAGACGCAGCTCGACGGTATCGCGGCGCAGGTCGTCGATTTCGTCGCCGCGCTGTCGCCGTTGTCGGATGCCGCGGCACTGGCCCGCGCGAGCGACGCGGCGCGAGCGCTGCTCGACCGGATGACGGAGCGCGTCGCGCGGACGCATGCGCACGACGGCACGCTCGTTGCCGCCGTCCAGCAGGCGGCCCGCGCGTCGGGCTGGCAGGCAAGCGGCGCGCTGGTCGCGAATCTCGTCGGGCTGCTGTCGCAGACCTGCGAGGCGACCGCCGCATGGCTCGGCAATACGCTGGTGGCGTGGCACGGGGAAGCGGGGGCGAATGCCGCGCGCGTCACGCCGGACGATGCCGCGCTCGACGCATTCGTCGGCGAAGTCGGGCGCTTCGACTCACCGGTGCAGAACACGCGCCGCTTCGTTGCATCGCGCTCGACGATCGAAGGCGTGACCGTCGAAGCCGGCGATGCGATTCTCGTCGTGCTCGCCGCCGCGAACCGCGACCCGGCCGTGCATCGCGATCCGCAGAGGTTCATGCCCGGCCGCGCGGCCGGGCCGAATTTCGGCTTCGGCACGGGGCCGCATGGTTGCCCGGGCGAGCGGATCGCGCGGGCGGTGACGGCGGGGGCGTTCGGGGCGTGGCTGCGGGCGGGCGGCGTACCGCCGCGCGACGGGCTGGCGTGGGACTACCGCGCGTCGACCAACGTCAGGATGCCGAAGTTCGACGCGGCACGGTGA
- a CDS encoding rhodanese-like domain-containing protein encodes MSYVTDAPAADSPAALAHFEASLRFETDCWDVHDALASGTPDFVLLDVRGPDQFAAGHVPGARNLPRRKIIESKLAGYPAGTLFVVYCAGPHCNGAARAAIQLARLGRPVKLMIGGVTGWLDEGFALSNEVPPAGTEAG; translated from the coding sequence ATGTCCTACGTCACCGACGCACCCGCCGCCGACAGCCCCGCCGCCCTCGCGCATTTCGAGGCCTCGCTGCGCTTCGAGACCGACTGCTGGGACGTGCACGACGCGCTCGCGTCGGGCACGCCCGATTTCGTGCTGCTCGACGTGCGCGGCCCCGATCAGTTCGCCGCCGGCCACGTGCCCGGCGCGCGCAACCTGCCGCGCCGCAAGATCATCGAGAGCAAGCTCGCCGGCTATCCGGCCGGCACGCTGTTCGTCGTCTACTGCGCGGGCCCCCACTGCAACGGCGCCGCGCGTGCGGCGATCCAGCTCGCGCGCCTCGGCCGGCCGGTCAAGCTGATGATCGGCGGCGTGACGGGCTGGCTCGACGAAGGTTTCGCGTTGAGCAACGAAGTGCCACCGGCAGGCACCGAAGCCGGCTGA
- a CDS encoding superinfection immunity protein — MQNAVLIQVAGSVAAIAIYFLPAVIADRRGRHDKLTVAMFNALFGWTGIGWLMTLYWACQPNPRTDVAQTILAKRRGISMRTFSTGLVERVQRRVAAQEQWAEKQGCR; from the coding sequence ATGCAGAACGCAGTCCTGATTCAAGTGGCCGGTTCGGTAGCCGCGATCGCGATCTATTTCCTGCCGGCGGTCATCGCCGACCGGCGTGGCCGGCACGACAAGCTGACGGTCGCGATGTTCAACGCGCTGTTCGGGTGGACCGGCATCGGCTGGCTGATGACGCTGTACTGGGCCTGCCAGCCGAACCCGCGCACCGATGTCGCGCAGACGATCCTCGCAAAGCGCCGCGGCATCAGCATGCGGACCTTCTCGACCGGTCTCGTTGAACGCGTGCAGCGCCGCGTGGCCGCCCAGGAGCAATGGGCGGAGAAACAAGGCTGCCGTTAA